From a region of the Cucumis sativus cultivar 9930 chromosome 6, Cucumber_9930_V3, whole genome shotgun sequence genome:
- the LOC101217194 gene encoding protein NOI4 — protein MAEKGSSSPLPKFGEWDVNDPASAEGFTVIFNKARNEKKTGGMPDSPAKDETAFKNGSVLGKSQPKKWFCCLQAAES, from the exons GAGAAAGGCAGTAGCAGTCCATTGCCAAAGTTCGGTGAATGGGATGTCAACGATCCAGCATCTGCCGAGGGATTCACAGTAATCTTTAATAAAGCCAGGAATGAGAAAAAGACTGGTGGCATGCCTGACTCTCCAGCAAAGGATGAAACAGCATTCAAGAATGGTTCTGTTCTTGGAAAGTCTCAACCT AAAAAATGGTTTTGCTGCTTGCAAGCTGCGGAATCATGA
- the LOC101218059 gene encoding uncharacterized protein LOC101218059, with protein MITNLNLISCNFFSPSLPSRVSKLTITHQTQTQTRNPKTIRFPIITPFKSYPNFNSSSSKMGLFRKWRSASGSQTTGDPVAANGSPVEGESGGSGGGGNGGEGRDWTTSILLFVLWAGLMFYVFNFAPNQTPSTDLYFLKKLLNLKSDDGFKMNEVLVSLWYIMGLWPLVYSMLLLPSGRSSNSNVPVWPFLVLSFFLGAYGLLPYFVLWKPPPPPVEEDDLKRWPLNFLESKFTAGITFAAGLGILFYGGLAGESAWKEFYQYFRESRFIHAMSIDFMLLSSFAPFWIYNDMSARKWYNQGSWLLPLSLVPFLGPALYLVLRPLPKVTPIPLNSAASEPK; from the exons atgaTTACCAATCTCAATCTTATCTCCTGCAATTTCTTCTCACCATCTCTTCCTTCAAGAGTCTCCAAACTCACAATTACCCATCAAACCCAAACCCAAACCCGAAATCCCAAAACAATACGCTTCCCAATTATCACTCCTTTCAAATCTTACCCCAATTTCAATTCAAGCTCCAGTAAAATGGGTTTGTTCAGAAAATGGCGTAGTGCATCGGGAAGCCAGACAACGGGAGACCCAGTTGCGGCAAACGGAAGCCCGGTTGAAGGTGAGAGCGGCGGAAGCGGCGGCGGTGGAAATGGTGGGGAGGGAAGAGACTGGACGActtctattttattgtttgttttgtgggCTGGtcttatgttttatgttttcaatttcgCTCCAAATCAAACTCCG TCAACGGACTTGTATTTCTTGAAGAAGCTTCTGAACTTGAAAAGTGATGATGGTTTCAAAATGAACGAAGTTCTTGTCTCTCTTTGGTATATTATGGGCTTGTGGCCTCTTGTTTACTCCATGCTGCTGCTTCCTTCTGGTAGAAG TTCAAATAGCAATGTTCCTGTTTGGCCTTTCCTAGTACTGTCATTCTTTCTGGGTGCTTATGGTCTTCTTCCATATTTTGTACTTTGGAAGCCACCGCCACCTCctgttgaagaagatgatctCAAGAGATGGcctttgaattttcttgagTCGAAGTTTACTGCTGGG ATAACATTTGCTGCAGGACTAGGTATATTGTTTTATGGTGGATTAGCTGGTGAGAGTGCGTGGAAGGAATTTTACCAGTATTTCAGAGAGAGCAGATTT ATCCATGCCATGAGCATCGATTTCATGCTGTTATCTTCATTTGCACCGTTTTGGATTTACAATGACATGTCTGCTCGGAAATG GTACAACCAAGGTTCTTGGCTTCTTCCACTTTCGCTGGTGCCATTCTTGGGTCCAGCCTTGTATCTCGTCTTACGACCATTGCCAAAGGTGACTCCCATTCCACTCAACTCTGCTGCATCCGAACCCAAATAA
- the LOC101218296 gene encoding U-box domain-containing protein 45, with protein sequence MKQEEREEKEVEDEIVFDTSDSQISNSNHRKQFLIFQLSQRLIHGDLHSRIEAAKDLRNLARKSSPKSRSNLGASSLIQPLVCMLLSPNLDAREASLLALLNLASRNERNKIKIVAAGAIPPLLELLKLQNLSLRELATAAILTLSAATSNKPVILSAGATSLLVQILISGSVQAKVDAVTALYYLSACTESESSSMMLDPGAVAPLIDLLKECKKHSKFAEKTTSLLQIISNSEEGRTAISNSDGGILTLVQTIEDGSLVSTEHAVGVLLSMCQTCRETYREPILKEGAIPGLLRLTVEGTTEAQERARRLLDLLRDSPQEKRMSSADLERIVYKIAAEVDGIDQAAETAKRLMQEMVQRRLNTV encoded by the exons aTGAAGCAAgaggaaagagaagagaaagaagtaGAAGATGAGATTGTTTTTGATACATCAGATTCACAAATCTCCAACTCCAATCACCGGAAGCAATTTCTCATCTTCCAGCTTTCTCAAAGGCTCATCCATGGCGACCTCCATTCCCGTATCGAAGCTGCTAAAGATTTGAGGAACCTCGCCCGTAAGTCTTCCCCCAAGTCTCGCTCTAACCTCGGAGCTTCCAGTCTCATTCAACCCCTTGTTTGCATGCTTCTCTCTCCCAATCTTGATGCCCGTGAAGCCTCTCTTCTTGCCCTCCTCAATCTCGCTTCCCGCAATGAAAG GAACAAGATTAAAATAGTTGCAGCTGGTGCCATTCCCCCACTTCTAGAGCTACTCAAACTCCAAAACCTTAGTTTGAGGGAGTTAGCCACTGCAGCAATCCTGACCTTGTCAGCTGCTACATCGAATAAACCGGTCATATTGTCTGCCGGTGCTACATCCCTTCTGGTTCAGATTCTTATTTCTGGAAGCGTTCAAGCTAAAGTTGATGCAGTGACAGCTCTATACTATTTATCCGCCTGCACTGAAAGTGAAAGCAGTTCTATGATGCTTGATCCTGGAGCAGTCGCCCCTCTAATTGACCTTCTCAAAGAATGCAAGAAACATTCAAAGTTTGCCGAAAAGACTACGTCTCTGCTTCAGATAATTTCCAACTCTGAAGAAGGGCGAACTGCAATCTCCAATTCAGATGGTGGAATACTAACTTTAGTACAAACGATTGAAGATGGATCTCTTGTGAGCACCGAGCATGCCGTGGGAGTTTTGCTTTCCATGTGCCAGACTTGCCGGGAGACATACCGCGAACCCATTTTGAAAGAAGGTGCAATCCCTGGCCTTTTGAGACTCACTGTAGAAGGCACAACTGAAGCTCAAGAGAGAGCTCGCAGGCTTCTGGATTTGCTCAGAGATTCTCCTCAGGAAAAGAGAATGAGCTCTGCAGATCTGGAGAGAATTGTTTACAAGATTGCTGCAGAAGTCGACGGCATAGATCAAGCAGCTGAAACCGCAAAGAGATTAATGCAGGAAATGGTTCAGAGGAGATTAAACACCGTGTAA
- the LOC101217823 gene encoding uncharacterized protein LOC101217823 isoform X1, with protein sequence MEFSLKYYASLFSRRVLGPHFDFFWGLAKSTIPLFLSLPISLALARLWSSISPVLFLLDTQIWTLMVGKMLGRSSLYRNGSFRPENLGQNALALIGNLCFTLFVVGVLIFTIIAATYEPEDPLFHPSTKITTFLTSNSNATFKTDSTVMKTGEDFMAANQTAFATFLNETDIVKIIDAENSALGTATEGNSAECNNNVNDPIDCRDPEVFHLMMETTIERFKDIHFYRFGKPVRGSNDSTCDMAWRFRPKEGKIAAFYKDYRRFVITRSANCSLSIISIGDYHTGVNARKRKKNPKHNFEKKMEQLEQAVSSLPVVGEVVNDSLPVVESEGSFSQGKYLLYEMGGDKCKSMNHYLWSFLCALGEAQYLNRTLVMDLKICLSSIYTSSNQDEEGKDFRFYFDFEHLKESASILDQGQFWSDWEKWQKKDRLGLHLVEDVRVTPMKLADVKDALILRKFGSAEPDNYWYRVCEGETESVVKRPWHLIWKSRRLMDIVSSIASRLNWDYDSVHIVRGEKARNKELWPNLAADTSPDTLLSTLQDKIEDGRNLYIATNEPNTDYFDPLKDKYSTHFLNEYKDLWDKGSEWYTETMNLNNGVPVEFDGYMRVSVDTEVFLRGKKQLETFNDLTNDCKDGINTCNVATN encoded by the exons atgGAATTTAGTTTGAAGTATTATGCATCCCTTTTCTCTCGCCGAGTACTCGGTCctcattttgactttttttggGGCTTAGCGAAATCTACCATTCCCCTGTTCCTCTCACTTCCCATCTCACTTGCACTTGCAAGGCTATGGTCTTCAATTTCTCCGGTCCTCTTCTTGCTTGACACTCAG ATTTGGACGTTGATGGTCGGAAAGATGCTGGGTCGGTCATCCCTTTACAGAAATGGAAGCTTTAGACCAGAGAATCTGGGCCAGAATGCGCTTGCTCTTATTGGAAATCTTTGTTTCACTTTGTTTGTGGTTGGGGTTTTGATTTTTACGATTATTGCTGCTACATACGAACCTGAGGATCCTCTTTTTCACCCATCCACCAAGATCACTACCTTTCTCACATCCAACTCCAATGCTACTTTTAAAACTGATAGCACTGTGATGAAGACTGGGGAGGATTTCATGGCTGCCAATCAAACTGCATTTGCAACTTTTCTCAATGAAACTGATATTGTCAAAATTATTGATGCTGAAAACTCGGCTTTGGGTACTGCTACTGAAGGAAATTCGGCTGAGTGCAATAACAATGTCAATGACCCCATCGATTGTCGCGACCCTGAGGTTTTCCATTTGATGATGGAGACTACGATAGAGCGATTCAAGGACATTCATTTTTATCGATTTGGGAAACCAGTTCGTGGGTCGAACGACAGCACCTGTGATATGGCATGGCGGTTCCGGCCCAAGGAAGGGAAGATTGCTGCTTTTTATAAAGATTATAGGAGGTTTGTGATTACTCGATCTGCGAATTGTTCTCTAAGTATCATTAGCATAGGTGACTACCACACTGGTGTGAATgcaaggaagaggaaaaagaatcctaaacataattttgagaagaaaatggagCAGCTAGAGCAGGCAGTCTCTTCTTTGCCTGTTGTTGGGGAGGTTGTAAACGATTCCCTCCCTGTGGTTGAGTCTGAAGGCTCATTTAGTCAGGGGAAGTACCTGCTTTATGAGATGGGTGGAGATAAATGCAAAAGCATGAATCATTATTTGTGGAGCTTCTTGTGTGCTTTAGGTGAAGCTCAGTATTTGAATCGAACATTAGTTatggatttgaaaatttgtctGTCATCAATATATACTTCATCAAATCAAGATGAGGAGGGAAAagattttaggttttatttcGATTTTGAGCATCTGAAAGAGTCCGCATCTATCTTGGACCAGGGTCAGTTTTGGTCTGATTGGGAGAAATGGCAAAAGAAAGATCGTTTAGGTCTTCACCTTGTTGAGGACGTTCGGGTCACACCTATGAAACTTGCAGATGTGAAGGATGCCTTGATATTGAGAAAGTTCGGATCTGCAGAGCCTGATAATTATTGGTATCGGGTCTGTGAAGGAGAAACGGAATCTGTAGTTAAGCGACCATGGCATTTGATTTGGAAATCAAGACGTCTGATGGATATAGTATCTTCAATTGCGTCAAGATTGAATTGGGATTATGACTCGGTCCACATAGTAAGAGGGGAGAAAGCAAGGAACAAGGAGCTCTGGCCAAATCTTGCTGCTGATACTTCACCTGATACTCTTCTGTCGACATTGCAAGACAAGATTGAGGATGGGAGAAACCTTTACATTGCTACAAATGAACCAAACACAGACTACTTCGACCCCTTGAAAGACAAATACTCTACGCATTTTCTCAATGAATACAAGGATCTATGGGACAAAGGCAGTGAATGGTACACAGAAACAATGAATCTCAACAATGGTGTACCAGTTGAATTTGATGGATATATGAGAGTATCAGTAGACACAGAGGTGTTCTTAAGAGGGAAGAAACAACTAGAAACATTCAACGATCTCACAAATGATTGCAAGGATGGAATCAATACCTGCAATGTTGCAACCAATTAG
- the LOC101217823 gene encoding uncharacterized protein LOC101217823 isoform X2 codes for MVGKMLGRSSLYRNGSFRPENLGQNALALIGNLCFTLFVVGVLIFTIIAATYEPEDPLFHPSTKITTFLTSNSNATFKTDSTVMKTGEDFMAANQTAFATFLNETDIVKIIDAENSALGTATEGNSAECNNNVNDPIDCRDPEVFHLMMETTIERFKDIHFYRFGKPVRGSNDSTCDMAWRFRPKEGKIAAFYKDYRRFVITRSANCSLSIISIGDYHTGVNARKRKKNPKHNFEKKMEQLEQAVSSLPVVGEVVNDSLPVVESEGSFSQGKYLLYEMGGDKCKSMNHYLWSFLCALGEAQYLNRTLVMDLKICLSSIYTSSNQDEEGKDFRFYFDFEHLKESASILDQGQFWSDWEKWQKKDRLGLHLVEDVRVTPMKLADVKDALILRKFGSAEPDNYWYRVCEGETESVVKRPWHLIWKSRRLMDIVSSIASRLNWDYDSVHIVRGEKARNKELWPNLAADTSPDTLLSTLQDKIEDGRNLYIATNEPNTDYFDPLKDKYSTHFLNEYKDLWDKGSEWYTETMNLNNGVPVEFDGYMRVSVDTEVFLRGKKQLETFNDLTNDCKDGINTCNVATN; via the coding sequence ATGGTCGGAAAGATGCTGGGTCGGTCATCCCTTTACAGAAATGGAAGCTTTAGACCAGAGAATCTGGGCCAGAATGCGCTTGCTCTTATTGGAAATCTTTGTTTCACTTTGTTTGTGGTTGGGGTTTTGATTTTTACGATTATTGCTGCTACATACGAACCTGAGGATCCTCTTTTTCACCCATCCACCAAGATCACTACCTTTCTCACATCCAACTCCAATGCTACTTTTAAAACTGATAGCACTGTGATGAAGACTGGGGAGGATTTCATGGCTGCCAATCAAACTGCATTTGCAACTTTTCTCAATGAAACTGATATTGTCAAAATTATTGATGCTGAAAACTCGGCTTTGGGTACTGCTACTGAAGGAAATTCGGCTGAGTGCAATAACAATGTCAATGACCCCATCGATTGTCGCGACCCTGAGGTTTTCCATTTGATGATGGAGACTACGATAGAGCGATTCAAGGACATTCATTTTTATCGATTTGGGAAACCAGTTCGTGGGTCGAACGACAGCACCTGTGATATGGCATGGCGGTTCCGGCCCAAGGAAGGGAAGATTGCTGCTTTTTATAAAGATTATAGGAGGTTTGTGATTACTCGATCTGCGAATTGTTCTCTAAGTATCATTAGCATAGGTGACTACCACACTGGTGTGAATgcaaggaagaggaaaaagaatcctaaacataattttgagaagaaaatggagCAGCTAGAGCAGGCAGTCTCTTCTTTGCCTGTTGTTGGGGAGGTTGTAAACGATTCCCTCCCTGTGGTTGAGTCTGAAGGCTCATTTAGTCAGGGGAAGTACCTGCTTTATGAGATGGGTGGAGATAAATGCAAAAGCATGAATCATTATTTGTGGAGCTTCTTGTGTGCTTTAGGTGAAGCTCAGTATTTGAATCGAACATTAGTTatggatttgaaaatttgtctGTCATCAATATATACTTCATCAAATCAAGATGAGGAGGGAAAagattttaggttttatttcGATTTTGAGCATCTGAAAGAGTCCGCATCTATCTTGGACCAGGGTCAGTTTTGGTCTGATTGGGAGAAATGGCAAAAGAAAGATCGTTTAGGTCTTCACCTTGTTGAGGACGTTCGGGTCACACCTATGAAACTTGCAGATGTGAAGGATGCCTTGATATTGAGAAAGTTCGGATCTGCAGAGCCTGATAATTATTGGTATCGGGTCTGTGAAGGAGAAACGGAATCTGTAGTTAAGCGACCATGGCATTTGATTTGGAAATCAAGACGTCTGATGGATATAGTATCTTCAATTGCGTCAAGATTGAATTGGGATTATGACTCGGTCCACATAGTAAGAGGGGAGAAAGCAAGGAACAAGGAGCTCTGGCCAAATCTTGCTGCTGATACTTCACCTGATACTCTTCTGTCGACATTGCAAGACAAGATTGAGGATGGGAGAAACCTTTACATTGCTACAAATGAACCAAACACAGACTACTTCGACCCCTTGAAAGACAAATACTCTACGCATTTTCTCAATGAATACAAGGATCTATGGGACAAAGGCAGTGAATGGTACACAGAAACAATGAATCTCAACAATGGTGTACCAGTTGAATTTGATGGATATATGAGAGTATCAGTAGACACAGAGGTGTTCTTAAGAGGGAAGAAACAACTAGAAACATTCAACGATCTCACAAATGATTGCAAGGATGGAATCAATACCTGCAATGTTGCAACCAATTAG
- the LOC101216645 gene encoding probable E3 ubiquitin-protein ligase XERICO: protein MGLSSLPAPSEGVLGVILVNTALSISIFKGIVRSILHVVGIHLSSSPTLPSSPDSMENAPESIEFHLNPNGSYIEEFRSRIPAILFDKVRSCKWLEHDCSVCLTQFEPESEINHLSCGHLFHRVCLEKWLDYWNLTCPLCRTPLMPEEDTASCFW, encoded by the coding sequence ATGGGTCTCTCCAGCCTTCCTGCCCCTTCTGAAGGAGTACTAGGCGTGATCCTTGTAAATACAGCCTTATCCATTTCTATCTTCAAAGGCATAGTTCGGTCAATCCTCCATGTTGTTGGCATCCATCTCTCGTCCTCGCCTACATTACCTTCATCACCGGATTCCATGGAGAATGCTCCTGAATCCATAGAGTTCCATCTTAACCCCAATGGAAGTTACATTGAAGAGTTTCGCAGTCGAATCCCAGCAATTCTTTTCGACAAAGTACGAAGCTGCAAATGGCTTGAACACGATTGCTCGGTTTGCCTAACCCAATTTGAACCCGAATCAGAGATAAATCATTTATCTTGTGGCCATCTTTTCCATAGAGTGTGCTTGGAGAAGTGGTTGGACTACTGGAACCTTACATGCCCACTGTGTCGAACTCCGTTAATGCCAGAAGAAGACACAGCTTCCTGCTTTTGGTGA
- the LOC101216401 gene encoding zinc finger protein CONSTANS-LIKE 9 has protein sequence MGFMCDFCGDQRSMVYCRSDAACLCLSCDRNVHSANALSRRHTRTLLCERCHLQPSTVRCIEERVSLCQNCDWTGHGSSTLASSSHKRQTINCYSGCPSAAELSCIWSFVLDVPSVNDACEKELGLMSIAETDLTGAWSPSENNAGQRMPGSTEASDVCSREKSNVLVGSSSLIGSRPHTSDQPVELDNVALPKFCCPGTKVAEFCGEDDDLYKEFDMDEMDLNLENYEDLFSMSLNHSEEFFENGGIDSFFEAKGLSFEDSVSHSAVVAEGSSMGVVQQMQPAYSNGASADSVMSTKTEPILCFNSRQAQSGMSFSGLTGESSAGDHQDCGASSMLLMGEPPWCAPGTESSFPSTDRNSAVQRYKEKKKTRKFEKTVRYATRKARADVRRRVKGRFVKAGEAYDYDPLNQARSC, from the exons ATGGGTTTCATGTGTGATTTTTGTGGGGATCAGAGGTCAATGGTTTACTGCCGATCTGATGCTGCGTGTTTGTGCTTATCATGTGACCGTAATGTCCATTCTGCTAACGCCTTGTCGAGGCGTCATACGAGAACACTGTTGTGTGAAAGATGCCATTTGCAACCCTCCACAGTGAGGTGTATTGAAGAGAGAGTTTCTCTGTGTCAAAATTGTGATTGGACAGGTCATGGCTCATCTACCCTTGCTTCATCATCACACAAGAGGCAAACCATAAATTGTTACTCTGGTTGTCCATCCGCTGCAGAACTTTCTTGCATCTGGTCCTTTGTGTTGGATGTTCCATCTGTAAATGATGCTTGTGAGAAAGAGTTGGGATTGATGAGCATTGCTGAGACTGACTTGACGGGCGCCTGGAGTCCTTCGGAGAACAACGCTGGTCAAAGAATGCCTGGGTCAACAGAAGCCAGTGATGTTTGTAGCAGGGAAAAGTCAAATGTTTTGGTTGGATCATCTTCACTCATTGGCTCTAGGCCTCACACTTCAGATCAGCCAGTTGAATTGGATAATGTGGCTTTACCCAAG TTTTGCTGTCCTGGAACAAAAGTTGCTGAATTCTGCGGTGAGGATGACGACCTCTACAAGGAGTTTGATATGGATGAAATGGATTTGAATCTTGAAAATTATGAGGACCTATTTAGCATGAGCCTTAATCATTCTGAAGAGTTTTTCGAGAATGGTGGAATTGATAGCTTTTTTGAGGCAAAAGGCCTGTCTTTTGAAGATTCAGTTTCCCACAGTGCAGTTGTTGCAGAG GGTTCTTCCATGGGAGTGGTCCAACAAATGCAGCCAGCTTACAGCAATGGTGCCTCTGCTGACTCAGTGATGAGTACTAAAACCGAACCTATTCTCTGTTTCAATTCAAGGCAAGCCCAGTCGGGTATGTCCTTTTCTGGTCTTACTGGTGAGAGTAGTGCTGGTGATCATCAAGACTGTGGAGCCTCTTCAATGCTTCTAATGGGTGAGCCTCCATGGTGTGCACCTGGCACTGAAAGTTCCTTCCCATCTACTGATCGCAATAGTGCCGTTCAGCGTTataaggagaaaaagaagacacGCAA GTTTGAGAAAACAGTGAGATATGCCACTCGCAAAGCGAGAGCTGATGTCAGAAGGCGTGTGAAGGGACGGTTTGTGAAGGCTGGAGAGGCATATGATTACGATCCACTAAACCAGGCTAGAAGCTGCTGA